In Gadus macrocephalus chromosome 11, ASM3116895v1, a single genomic region encodes these proteins:
- the LOC132467919 gene encoding LOW QUALITY PROTEIN: uncharacterized protein DDB_G0271670-like (The sequence of the model RefSeq protein was modified relative to this genomic sequence to represent the inferred CDS: deleted 2 bases in 1 codon) → PSTSSSSISPSTSSSSNSPSTSSSSNSPSTSSSSISPSTSSSSNSPSTSSSSNSPSTSSSSISPSTSSSSNSPLSSSSNSPSTSSSSISPSTSSSSISPSSSSISPSTSSSSISPSTSTSSISPSTSSSSISPSTSSSSISPSTSTSSISPSTSSSSISPSTSSSSNSPSTSSSSISPSTSSSSISPSTSSSSISPSTSSSSNSPST, encoded by the exons ccctccacctcctcctcctccatctccccctccacctcctcctcctccaactccccctctacctcctcctcctccaactccccctccacctcctcctcctccatctccccctctacctcctcctcctccaactccccctctacctcctcctcctccaactccccctccacctcctcctcctccatctccccctccacctcctcctcctccaactcccctcta tcctcctcctccaactccccctccacctcctcctcctccatctccccctccacctcctcctcctccatctccccctcctcctcctccatctccccctccacctcctcctcctccatctccccctctacctccacctcatccatctccccctccacctcctcctcctccatctccccctccacctcctcctcctccatctccccctctacctccacctcatccatctccccctccacctcctcctcctccatctccccctctacctcctcctcctccaactccccctccacctcctcctcctccatctccccctctacctcctcctcctccatctccccctccacctcctcctcctccatctccccctctacctcctcctcctccaactccccctccacc